The genomic window GATTTATTGAAAATCTAAGAGCATAAAGAAAACCCCTATACATTCTGATATGCTCCCCTTGTAGTAGACAGTTAAAATAATAAAACTGTTCACTACAAGGAGGAGTATTTTTTATGGGAAGAAAAGGTGCATTTACAACAAATGAGAAACTAGAATATGTCCATAGATGTTTAGATGGAATAGACTCCATTAATAATACTGCTAAACTTATTGGCGTTGACAATAGCACCTTAAGAGAATGGATTAGAAATTTTCAAGCACTAGGTGTTGATGGATTAGGTACTTCTAAGAATTCTTTTTATTCAGAAGAAATTAAGAATATAGCTGTAAGAGATTACTTAGATGGAAAAGGATCATTAGCTGAT from Proteiniborus ethanoligenes includes these protein-coding regions:
- a CDS encoding helix-turn-helix domain-containing protein; its protein translation is MGRKGAFTTNEKLEYVHRCLDGIDSINNTAKLIGVDNSTLREWIRNFQALGVDGLGTSKNSFYSEEIKNIAVRDYLDGKGSLAD